Genomic segment of Streptosporangium sp. NBC_01755:
CGTCGCGCAGGAGCGCCTGGACCAGGCGATGCACCTGGATGGTCCGGTTCTCCGAGTCGATCCGCACCAGGGCGTAACGCCCCAGCTCCCTGATGGCCTTGCTCAGCAGGATCGGGTCGGCGAGGAGCGGGCCGAGACGCGATCCCTGCGCGAACTCCTCGGGAAGCACTCCGAAGACATCACGGGGTATCGGATCGGGGCCGAAGAAGGCGCAGCAACGCAGGACCTCCACGGCCTCGGGCAACTTCGCCTTGAGCTGTGACACCGACAGTGACCACGCCGCCGTCATGGAGAGCGGGTAGTCCGACGCCTTGTTGGCGTCGAGCAGCTGGACCGTCTGCTCGTCGAGCAGACGGAGGTACTGCCCGACGGACATCCCCGTCTCCGTCTGCAGGGCTCCCGCCTGTTCCAACGCGAGCGGGAGATCACCGAGTTGCTCGGCCAGCAGGTTCCTGTCGTCGAGACTGGTCGACCTCGGCACGCGCTTGCTGAGGAAGTCGATGCTCTCAGCCCTGCTGAAGACGTCGACCGGGACGGTGTCGACCACGCTCTGCCAGGCGTGGCTGCGCGAAGTGATCAGGACGTGCCCCGGACCGCGCGGGATGATGTCGTTGACGTCCTCCGGTTGCTCGGCGTTGTCGAAGACGAGCAGCCACCTGGAGTAGGGTTCGCCTCGGCGCAGGGCGTCCAGCACGGCCCTGGACGCCTCCTCCACTCCCATGGTGACGGAGGAGGACACGCCAAGGTGCGGAGCGAGCGCGGCCAGTGAGGAGCGCACCAGAATCGGCTGGTCCGCGGGAATCCACCAGACCAGGTCGTACTCGTGGCGGAAGCGATAGGCGTACTCGATCGCGACATGGGTCTTGCCGACACCGCCGAACCCGTGAAGGGCATGGGGCACCACCGCGGTGACCTCAGCCGTGACCCCGGTGTGCAGCTTGTCGAGCAGATCTTCACGACCGGTGAAGTTCTTGTTCCGCTGTGGGACCTTGCCCCAGATTTTGGGCTGGCGCCCCGTGGCCCGGGAAATTCCCGATGGCTCTGAAATGGACATGCGACCGCCTCCGCTCGCCCGATTCTCGTCCAGCTTAGACTCCCGGCGGACCGAGCGCATGTACGCTGAGGCCAGAGTCTCATGGCGACATACCAAAGAGAGGATAAGACGTGAATGTTTTCCTTCTTTATGATGCCAGGATAACCGGATACCCTGGGTTGGAAGCGCTCGGTGAGCGTGGAAAGATAATGGTGTAAGTGGTGCACGCGGCGTGAGTGGCTCGCGTGAACCGGCCACGGCCAGGGGAGTCCGCATGGGCGAGGAAGTCATCACGGGAGAGATCGATTCCATCGAGAGCGTTCTCATCGACGTCACCGGACTGAGTTTGACCGACCTTGATCATATAGATGATTCCCACCTTAAGCGTGCATTAAGGCGGATACTTGACAACGACGACACCGGACCGGCCGCCGGATTCACATCGTCCATATGAAAGATCTTGACTTCTGTGCAGCCATGACGGGAAATAGAGTCCTATAAGGGACTGTTTCCCAATGATCAGGGTGGCCCATGGATGATGTCGACTGGAAACGGTTGATAGACCAGCTCGGCAGGGGCGACTGCGCCCCTTTTCTCGGAGCGGGAGCCTGCGCCGGCACGCTTCCC
This window contains:
- the fxsA gene encoding FxSxx-COOH cyclophane-containing RiPP peptide — protein: MGEEVITGEIDSIESVLIDVTGLSLTDLDHIDDSHLKRALRRILDNDDTGPAAGFTSSI